In the Cylindrospermopsis raciborskii Cr2010 genome, TGTCTCAATACCTAGGGATTTCGCTACCGGTATAGCCCGTTCATCCACCATGGGGGAAATCACAATTTTACGGTCAACCACTCTATTTTGACTTTTAGCGTAGAATTCCGCCTTGCGACCAAAAACGTACATACCAGCTTTGTCAATGGAAGATTTAAGTTCACAGACAATAGTCAGTCCATTTTTGATAATTATATCCAATTCCACCTGCTCTGGGCGTCCAAATACTTCCCCCTCCTGGTCATAAAGGGTAAGATTGAGCACCTCCACCCCGAAGGACTGACCTAAAATAGCTTTCAGTCCATTACGGAAACTAGCTTCAGAATAGAGACCCCAGCGGGAACCAATAGCACCAATGGCGCTTTCATAACGACGGTTAGCCTTCTGGATTTCCTCTAGAGTAGCACTATTCTGAGCTTCGATTCTGTCAAGACGTTGAGTATTTTCCTCCCATTTGCGATTTTGCTCATCCCATTTACGATTTTGCTCATCCCACTTCTGAGCTTGCTCAGCTTGAAAAGCATCGAATTTGCGATTTTGCTCATCCCACTTCTGAGCTTGCTCAGCTTGAAAAGCATCGAATTTACGATTTTGCTCATCCCACTTACGAGCTTGCTCCTCCCTGTCTCGCTGTAACTCATTCAAAACTCGGTCAAATTTTTCGTCGAACTCAGTCCGGGGGGTGTAATATTCTGACACCGTGCGCAAGACGAAATCCCGTACCCCCGGTTCTTCGGCAATCGCCCTGGGCAATTCTTTTTGGATTAATGCTTTAATTTCAGCCTCTATCATAGGTTTTGGGTATAGATGTTGAAATGCTCCCCTCAAATGGTAGGGATTCTGGTAACTAGTTTTTAGCTACTTACCCATATTATAACCTCTAATTTTAGGATCTTTGTAAACTCTACTAAGTAAAGATGCACAATTGCAGGATGGGTTAGCGGTAGGGTAACCCATGGGGGTGTTGGGTTCATACTTCAACCCAACCTAGCTTCATTTTATATTTAATTCCACTCACACACTTAATTCCTTAACAGAGTAGAGTGTGATTATAAGCTATGATACCACCATGTCAGCGTAACTATATGTCTCAATACCTAGGGATTTCGCTACCGGTATAGCCCGTTCATCCACCATGGGGGAAATCACAATTTTACGGTCAACCACTCTATTTTGATTTTTAGCGTAGAATTCCGCCTTGCGACCAAAAACGTACATACCAGCTTTGTCAATGGAAGATTTAAGTTCACAGACAATAGTCAGTCCATTTTTGATAATTATATCCAATTCCACCTGCTCTGGGCGTCCAAATACTTCCCCCTCCTGGTCATAAAGGGTAAGATTGAGCACCTCCACCCCGAAGGACTGACCTAAAATAGCTTTCAGTCCATTACGGAAACTAGCTTCAGAATAGAGACCCCAGCGGGAACCAATAGCACCAATGGCGCTTTCATAACGACGGTTAGCCTTCTGGATTTCCTCTAGAGTAGCACTATTCTGAGCTTCGATTCTGTCAAGACGTTGAGTATTTTCCTCCCATTTGCGATTTTGCTCATCCCACTTCTGAGCTTGCTCAGCTTGAAAAGCATCGAATTTACGATTTTGCTCATCCCACTTACGAGCTTGCTCCTCCCTGTCTCGCTGTAACTCATTCAAAACTCGGTCAAATTTTTCGTCGAACTCAGTCCGGGGGGTGTAATATTCTGACACCGTGCGCAAGACGAAATCCCGTACCCCCGGTTCTTCGGCAATCGCCCTGGGCAATTCTTTTTGGATTAATGCTTTAATTTCAGCCTCTATCATAGGTTTTGGGTATAGATGTTGAAATGCTCCCCTCAAATGGTAGGGATTCTGGTAACTAGTTTTCACCTACTTACCCATATTATAACCTCTAATTTTAGGATCTTTGTAAACTCTACTAAGTAAAGATGCACAATTGCAGGATGGGTTAGCGGTAGGTTAACCCATGGGGGTGTTGGGTTCATACTTCAACCCAACCTAGCTTCATTTTATATTTAATTCCACTCACACACTTAATTCCTTAACAGAGTAGAGTGTGATTATAAGCTATGATACCACCATGTCAGCGTAACTATATGTCTCAATACCTAGGGATTTCGCTACCGGTATAGCCCGTTCATCCACCATGGGGGAAATCACAATTTTACGGTCAACCACTCTATTTTGATTTTTAGCGTAGAATTCCGCCTTGCGACCAAAAACGTACATACCAGCTTTGTCAATGGAAGATTTAAGTTCACAGACAATAGTCAGTCCATTTTTGATAATTATATCCAATTCCACCTGCTCTGGGCGTCCAAATACTTCCCCCTCCTGGTCATAAAGGGTAAGATTGAGCACCTCCACCCCGAAGGACTGACCTAAAATAGCTTTCAGTCCATTACGGAAACTAGCTTCAGAATAGAGACCCCAGCGGGAACCAATAGCACCAATGGCGCTTTCATAACGACGGTTAGCCTTCTGGATTTCCTCTAGAGTAGCACTATTCTGAGCTTCGATTCTGTCAAGACGTTGAGTATTTTCCTCCCATTTGCGATTTTGCTCATCCCACTTCTGAGCTTGCTCAGCTTGAAAAGCATCGAATTTGCGATTTTGCTCATCCCACTTCTGAGCTTGCTCAGCTTGAAAAGCATCGAATTTGCGATTTTGCTCATCCCACTTACGAGCTTGCTCAGCTTGAAAAGCATCGAATTTGTGATTTTGCTCATCCCACTTCTGAGCTTGCTCAGCCTGAAAAGCATCGAATTTACGATTTTGCTCATCCCACTTACGAGCTTGCTCCTCCCTGTCTCGCTGTAACTCATTCAAAACTCGGTCAAATTTTTCGTCGAACTCAGTCCGGGGGGTGTAATATTCTGACACCGTGCGCAAGACGAAATCCCGTACCCCCGGTTCTTCGGCAATCGCCCTGGGCAATTCTTTTTGGATTAATGCTTTAATTTCAGCCTCTATCATAGGTTTTGGGTATAGATGTTGAAATGCTCCCCTCAAATGGTAGGGATTCTGGTAACTAGTTTTCACCTACTTACCCATATTATAACCTCTAATTTTAGGATCTTTGTAAACTCTACTAAGTAAAGATGCACAATTGCAGGATGGGTTAGCGGTAGGTTAACCCATGGGGGTGTTGGGTTCATACTTCAACCCAACCTAGCTTCATTTTATATTTAATTCCACTCACACACTTAATTCCTTAACAGAGTAGAGTGTGATTATAAGCTATGATACCACCATGTCAGCGTAACTATATGTCTCAATACCTAGGGATTTCGCTACCGGTATAGCCCGTTCATCCACCATGGGGGAAATCACAATTTTACGGTCAACCACTCTATTTTGACTTTTAGCGTAGAATTCCGCCTTGCGACCAAAAACGTACATACCAGCTTTGTCAATGGAAGATTTAAGTTCACAGACAATAGTCAGTCCATTTTTGATAATTATATCCAATTCCACCTGCTCTGGGCGTCCAAATACTTCCCCCTCCTGGTCATAAAGGGTAAGATTGAGCACCTCCACCCCGAAGGACTGACCTAAAATAGCTTTCAGTCCATTACGGAAACTAGCTTCAGAATAGAGACCCCAGCGGGAACCAATAGCACCAATGGCGCTTTCATAACGACGGTTAGCCTTCTGGATTTCCTCTAGAGTAGCACTATTCTGAGCTTCGATTCTGTCAAGACGTTGAGTATTTTCCTCCCATTTGCGATTTTGCTCATCCCATTTACGATTTTGCTCATCCCATTTACGATTTTGCTCATCCCACTTCTGAGCTTGCTCAGCCTGAAAAGCATCGAATTTACGATTTTGCTCATCCCACTTACGAGCTTGCTCCTCCCTGTCTCGCTGTAACTCATTCAAAACTCGGTCAAATTTTTCGTCGAACTCAGTCCGGGGGGTGTAATATTCTGACACCGTGCGCAAGACGAAATCCCGTACCCCCGGTTCTTCGGCAATCGCCCTGGGCAATTCTTTTTGGATTAATGCTTTAATTTCAGCCTCTATCATAGGTTTTGGGTATAGATGTTGAAATGCTCCCCTCAAATGGTAGGGATTCTGGTAACTAGTTTTCACCTACTTACCCATATTATAACCTCTAATTTTAGGATCTTTGTAAACTCTACTAAGTAAAGATGCACAATTGCAGGATGGGTTAGCGGTAGGTTAACCCATGGGGGTGTTGGGTTCATACTTCAACCCAACCTAGCTTCATTTTATATTTAATTCCACTCACACACTTAATTCCTTAACAGAGTAGAGTGTGATTATAAGCTATGATACCACCATGTCAGCGTAACTATATGTCTCAATACCTAGGGATTTCGCTACCGGTATAGCCCGTTCATCCACCATGGGGGAAATCACAATTTTACGGTCAACCACTCTATTTTGATTTTTAGCGTAGAATTCCGCCTTGCGACCAAAAACGTACATACCAGCTTTGTCAATGGAAGATTTAAGTTCACAGACAATAGTCAGTCCATTTTTGATAATTATATCCAATTCCACCTGCTCTGGGCGTCCAAATACTTCCCCCTCCTGGTCATAAAGGGTAAGATTGAGCACCTCCACCCCGAAGGACTGACCTAAAATAGCTTTCAGTCCATTACGGAAACTAGCTTCAGAATAGAGACCCCAGCGGGAACCAATAGCACCAATGGCGCTTTCATAACGACGGTTAGCCTTCTGGATTTCCTCTAGAGTAGCACTATTCTGAGCTTCGATTCTGTCAAGACGTTGAGTATTTTCCTCCCATTTGCGATTTTGCTCATCCCATTTACGATTTTGCTCATCCCATTTACGATTTTGCTCATCCCACTTCTGAGCTTGCTCAGCTTGAAAAGCATCGAATTTGCGATTTTGCTCATCCCATTTACGATTTTGCTCAGCTTGAAAAGCATCGAATTTACGATTTTGCTCATCCCACTTACGAGCTTGCTCCTCCCTGTCTCGCTGTAACTCATTCAAAACTCGGTCAAATTTTTCGTCGAACTCAGTCCGGGGGGTGTAATATTCTGACACCGTGCGCAAGACGAAATCCCGTACCCCCGGTTCTTCGGCAATCGCCCTGGGCAATTCTTTTTGGATTAATGCTTTAATTTCAGCCTCTATCATAGGTTTTGGGTATAGATGTTGAAATGCTCCCCTCAAATGGTAGGGATTCTGGTAACTAGTTTTTAGCTACTTACCCATATTATAACCTCTAATTTTAGGATCTTTGTAAACTCTACTAAGTAAAGATGCACAATTGCAGGATGGGTTAGCGGTAGGTTAACCCATGGGGGTGTTCGGTTCATATTAAACTTAACCTAGCTTCATTTTATATTTAATTAAACTCACACACTTAATTCCTTAACAGAGTAGAGTGTGATTATAATCTATGATACCACTATATGAGCGTAACTATATGTCTCAATGCCTAGGGATTTCGCTACCGGTATAGCTCGTTCGTCCACCATGGGGGAAATCACAATTTTACGGTCAACCACTCTATTACGATTTTGCTCAGCTTGAAAAGCATCGAGTTTGCGATTTTTCTCATCCCATTTACGAGCTTGCTCTTCCCTATCTCGCTGTAACTCATTCAAAACTCGGTCAAATTTTTCGTCGAACTCAGTAATGTGCAATAGCTAGGTATAGAAAAGGTAAGCGATGCGATCGCCACTTAGGAAGCTAAATCTGCTACAATTAATAAAGCTCAAAAGAATTTTACGGACAAATATTTCTTATGCTGCTGCGACCAGAACAACGTCTAAAAATAGACGATACCGATGACAACCTATTTTACGACTACCCACGATTGGTAACTCATGTTGATGATGGATTCATTCAGCAGCTAACCGACATATACCGTCAATACCTGCAACCTAAAACCCGCATTTTTGATATGATGAGTAGCTGGGTGTCTCATTTACCACCAGAGGTAGATTTTGACCATGTGGAAGGGCACGGACTAAACGCTGAGGAACTAGCACGCAATCCTCGCTTAAAACATTATTTCGTCCAAAATATTAACGCCCAACCCCAACTACCACTAGCGAATGAGGATTTTCACGCTGTGATCAATTGCGTGTCTGTACAGTACATCCAATATCCAGAAGCTATATTTTCAGAAATCCATCGTATTCTCAAACCTGGTGGTGTGGCGATTATTAGTTTTTCCAATCGGATGTTCTATCAGAAGGCAATTCAAATCTGGCGTGATGGCACAGAATCATCTAGAGTGGAGTTAGTCAAACGTTATTTTGCCTCCGTGTCCGGTTTTACCACCCCCAAGGTGATTGCTACTAGATCACAAGCTCCTCATTTAATACAAAAATGGTTGGGTTTACCTGGAGGAGACCCATTTTACGCGGTGATAGCTCATCGAGCCTCCAAGTAAAAATACTTAAAATTAAGTAGTATTTCTTAGAAAAGAATAGAAAAATAATAAGGAAATAATAAATTTTTCCTTACAAATGATCACCCTGCATTAAATTGGTAATTGCTTCAACAAAAACCACAATAAATTACAATAATTCCAGGAGAATCAACATGAATTTATCCCGTGGACGCAGGATATTGGCCAGCTTGCTACTGTGCATTTTACTGTTGACAACAGCTTGCGCAGCCAAAGCACCTAGTCGTTTTGATGCGGTACAACAAGAAAGTACAAAGCAAAAAAGTGGTCAAGCAGTTTCTAAAAACGCCACCCAGGGTAGTAAATTAAATGCTTTCTTTCCTAAAAGTGAAGATGGCTACAGTCGAGTTTATACCCAGGAGAAAAAGGGGTTCTCGGAGGCTAATTTGAAAAAAGATGGTAAAGTGATAGCACAGTTAGCCATTTCTGACACCACTAGCACTCCTGGAACGGCGTCAAAATATGCCAATAGCACCAAAACAATAGATGGTTATCCAGCAGTGGAACTGGGTAAAACCCAAACCTCTGTTTTGGTAGGTAAGTACCAAGTAAAAGTGATTTCTAAAGACCCATTATTTAACGCCAGTGAGAGAGAAGATTGGATTGAAAAATTTGATCTTGATGGTTTATCCAAGTTGAAATAACCTTTCAACTAAAGTCAAATTACCCCCCTCCCTCAACAACCTAAAATAGCACAGTAGCAAAACAAATACTACCATACCAGAGATAAATCAGGAGATTATTGTGAGCAAGCCAATTTTTGAACTAGTTGATGAGTTACCTACCAGTGGTTTAACTGTTTCTTTGTTGAACGCTTTGGACTTTGTTGCTCCTGGTGAATGGCAAAATACAGTGGGGTTTGTCAATACAATTAAAACTGTTACTGGTGAAACTGACGAAGATTTAATTCAAGCCATTGGTGAACGGGCGGTTTACCTTTTTAATGATAAATCTCAAGGTTATCAAACTGCCTTATGGTTGTATCAAACCGTAGATGGCACTGATAAAGCTTTGGGTGCAGCAGCTTTGGCAAATAAGGTTGGTGAAACCATACCCCTACTTGGTTTCTTAAACTCTATCACCCCCAAACCCGATAAAGCCCAAACTATTGACCTCACCTTAAAAATTGTGGTAGAATTAGTGGCTTTTTGTCAAATTAATGGCATTCCCGGTGATAGTATTGGCGATTTTGTAGCCGCTTTGGGGGAATATGCTGGTGAATCACTAATTAGGATGGTAGCATTAATCTGTGTGGATGGTATTCTCCCCCTCGGTCCTGATTTTGTGCAAAAATCATTGGCCTTCCTCAGTAGTATGAATCCCCAGGAATTGGACCAAAATTCTACTTTTAAAAGCATCAAGGATGCAATCCCCGGAAATGGTATCGGGGGAAAAATAGACTTTATTGGTCAAAGTCTGGACTCTGTTCAGGGTTGGATGAATGGAATAGTTTCTGCTAATGCCTTAACTGCTCAAAAAGTCCTGAATAACATCAGTGGTTTTCTTGATTTTGCTGATGATAAATTAGACTATGTAGCAGCCTTTTTAGATGTGTCCACCAACTATTATGAACACACGGGAACTCAAACTCTAGCTCGTCGCTTGATTGAACGGGCTGTAGCTGAAATATAAGCCCCATTAGTCCACAATCATCTCCTATAACCCTAACCATCCGGTCACAGCCAGAATGACTAGCAAGCATTCTGGCTAAGGCTGTACAAGCTAAAATGGTATCTCGTCCGGATTAGGTGTTGGCTGAATCACTGGTTGAGGACTTACCACTTGAGCTACAGGTTGAGGACTGGGATCCAAGGTGGTTACTGAAGGTGCTGTTTCTGTTGGGGTGGGAGTGGGTCTACTTGCTTGATAGTTGGGGGTCTCTTGGGAAGGTTGTGCAGCTGATTGACTAGTTCCCGTATTTTTGGTGACAGGGTGAATTTTTTGCACTGTCAACTCAGCGCGTTTTTCTTTAAACCCTTCAGGACGATCAAAGGTGTTCATTCCCAGACGTCCCTCTAAAATCACCCGGTCACCTGCATGATAATTCTGATGAATATCCTTGGCTAAATTCCCCCAACCTACTACTTTTAAGGGATGGGTAGGGTCATCAGTACGTAATCCTGGTACATGAACTATCATCTCTGTGACTTCTAACCCCTCTGTTGTGTGTCTCAATTGAGGTTCATCATAAATCTCTACCATTAAGATACAATTGTTCATAGTCTATCCTCACTAAATCTTTGACCAAGTAGAAATCTCAAGAACCTAGTCTCCAGTAATGGAAAGTTCACCTACCCAAATTCTGGGACAAACTCCCCCCGGTGTTAATTCTGGTTCTTTCTCTATGTAAACAATAGATTTCAATAGTTCCAGAAAATCCCCCGCCACGGTTGCTGAATCAATGCTGATTTTTTCGCCCTTGTTCACTAACCAACCATCAAAAGGTAAGGAAAAAGAACCTTGTAAAGCTTTAACACCCGCATGAAGAGCCTGTAAATCATCAATTAGTATCACATTTTCTGCTGTTTGTAAACTGAATTCTTTTTCAGTTGTATTAGCAGCAAACACATGATAAAAATTAGGACTCACAGTTACTTTGGCACCAATGCTGGCATTACCTGTAGGTTGAGCATTGAGTCTTTTGGCAGTTCCTGCACTGTGTAAAAAACTGGTTAAAATTCCCTTTTCTATTAGCTTTATTTGACGGGTAGGTGTACCCTCTCCATCAAAGGTTTCTGCTCCTACATTAGCTGGATGCAAGGCGTCATCATAAACTGAAAGTAAAGGAGAGGCAATTTGCTTCCCTAGGTCATCTACCTGGGATAAACTTTGATTATCTAGAATATTTTGGGCATTAAATAAATTAGAGAACGCACCCAATAAACTCAAAAAAGCTTCAGGAGAAAAAACTACCTGATATCTACCAGTTTTAACTTTTTGGTAATCCAAATGACTGATAGTTTTATCTGCTGCTTCTTTGATGCAACCTGCAATATCTAAATTGCCTAAATTTTCTTTTACCCGATAAGCACCAGCACTGCGAGGTTTTTTCCCTTCTTGTTCTGTTTTACTGTACAAATAAATTGAGGCTAAAGAGTGAGACTCTTTTCTTAGTGCACCATTACTATTGAGATAGAACCGCTCTATGTCTCGTTGAGATAAGCCATTATAAGGTACACCATTAATTGCAGGGTGGGAGTCTAAAAGTTCTTTTTCCGCCAATAGCAGTTTGTCAATCAGTTCCGAAACAGGTGCTTGAGCAAATTTCTCTTTGGATGTACTTTCAATGGGCAATGTTGCTTCTGGACTAAAGTCAGGAACATTTTCCTTCACCCCAAAGAAACTAGCTTCATAAGCAGTTTGCAAGGCTAATTCTAAACCTTTGGGATCCACGTCTGTGGTGCTGGTAACACCCATTGTATTCTCCTCGTTCCAAACCCTGACTGTCACCCCAGAACGATTGGAAGCTTTTACCTGTTTGGGTTCTCCTTGGTCAACTTGTACGCTGGTGTCATCTACAGTTGAACCATAAATATCGAATTTTTCAATACCCAGTTTTTTAGCGGTTTCCTGGGCGTTTTTAGCGACTTGTTGGATATTAGACATGAGAATTCTAGTATTTAAACTTTGTTATTGGTTATCGATATGTGATCCCAAACTATCTCCCCCCCACGGTAATGGAATCTACCTTAATATGTGGCTGTCCTACTGTGGTGTAAATGCTACCACTCACAGAACCACAAAAACCAGGTGCCAATTCTAAATCCTGGGAACAAAGGGAAATTTTGTTCATGATTTCCTTAGCTTCTCCAATTAGGGTAGCGCCCTTTAAAGGTTTGGTGACTTTCCCATTTTCTATGAGATAGGCCTCATCAACGCTGAAATTAAATTGCCCAGTTGCACCTACACTACCTCCACCCATTTTCTTGCAGTAAATACCTTTGTCGATGGAAGCAAACAGATCTTCGTTGGTGTATTCTCCAGGAGCAATATAGGTATTTCTCATGCGACTGGCAGCAGCAAAGGTATAATTTTGACGGCGACCACTACCTGTTCTTGGGTGTCCAGTTCTCATAGACCCGGTTCGATCAGCTAAGAAGTTTTTGAGAACTCCTTTTTCTATGAGTAATGTTCTTTGGGCTGGCATTCCCTCATCATCCATGTCAATTGTGCCAAAAGCATTATCTGATCTCCCTTCATCCCAAGCTGTTAGACTTTCATGGGCAATTTTCTCGCCCTTTTTATCCGCAAATGGGGTGGTTTTTCTTTCTATTTGGGTGGTTTCTAGTAGGTGTCCACAAGCTTCATGAAATATTACCCCGCCAAAGTGATTGGCCATGACAATGGGGTAATTCCCTGATTCTACGTAGTCAGCATAAAGCATTTTACCAGCTGATTCGGCAATTTGGTCTGCTGACTGTTCATAATCCCAGCTTTTGAGGAAGTTAGGATCGCTGGTATTGCCTGCTCTTTCACTGATGGAGGTACGGTGAGATCCGTCAGCACATAGAAGGCTAAAACCTGCGGATTGAGTCAGGCGAATATCCCGAGCAAATGTACCATCACTGGCTGCAACTAATACTTCTTGCCAATCACGAAAATAGCTGGCACGACGAGATTGAATGTGAGTGGCTTTTTTATGCAATTGGGCTGTACCCTCTAGCAGTATTTCCCCCATTTCCCTAATTGTGGTACACAGGGGTAACCAACTGTCTTTTCCTCTTTTATTGCCATAGTCTCGGAACAATTCCAGGTAGATTTCAGGGATGAAGGCATTTGCTATGGGTAATTGTAAGCCTAGTATGGAAAGTGCCTTTTCTAAGGCTGCTTTTAAACCCGCAAAGGTGAGATTGTTGGTGCTAACGTAACAATCCGCTTTACCATGGAATACTCTCACACCCGCACCTGTGCTGAAACTAGGTGAAATACTGGTGATAATATCTTCTTCTGCTAAACAACTAATGTAATTACGACGCTCTAAAAAAAACTCCACAAAGTCCGCACCAGCAGCACGCCCCAACCCCAATAAGGTTGCTAATGGAGCTTCCCAGGTTTGGTCAAACCGCTCTGTGGTGGATGAGTAATTTAAGTTAGGGATTTGAGAGGAAATAAGTAAGGTATTTATAAGCATGTATGGCCTCGCCTACTGGCTTTGTGTGGAAAATATCCATTTACATTCTAGTTATATTCTAACAATTTTTTGAATCCATCAGCATCACCTACAAGGATGTGATGGTTCCTGTTGTAGGTGAACTGGCACTGGCATATTCTTTGATTGGCATTCTACCTGCTAGGTATGCCATTCTTCCCGCTGTGGTGGCTAGGTTCATAGCATAGGCCATCGCTGGTGCATTTTGTGCTAGGGCGATCGCACTATTAATTAATAAGGCATCAGCTCCTAACTCCATAGCTTGTGCTGCTTCTGAAGGTGAGCCAATTCCCGCATCTACCACTACTGGTATTTTACTATTTTCTATGATAATCTGGATATTGGCACTGGTTTTTAATCCTTGTCCTGAACCTATGGGAGCTGCTAAGGGCATAACTGTGGCACATCCTACTTCCTCCAAGCGCTTTGCTAACATTGGATCGGCATTGATATAGGGTAAAACCGCAAAACCTTCTTTTACCAGTTGCTCTGCTGCTTCTAAGGTACCAATGGGGTCAGGTAACAGGTATTTAGGATCGGGTATGACCTCTAATTTAACAAAGTTATTATCTTCTTGTCCTAACAATTTAGCCATTTCCCTACCTAAGCGAGCTACTCGGATGGCCTCCTGGGCGGTTTGACATCCAGCTGTATTGGGTAACATCCAAATTTTACTCCAATCTAAGGACTCTGCTAAACCTTCATGTCCAGGAGCATTAGTTTGCACCCTGCGCACAGCTACGGTAACTATTTGACAACCACTAGCATTAATGCTTGCTTGCATTTCCCCCATACTGCGATATTTTCCTGTCCCGGTCATTAATCTGGAATGGAAGACCTTGTGACCAATCTTTAATTCTGAATCTATCTGCTTAAATTCTGGAAATTTTAAGTATGAATTATTAGCTTTGCTGTCAGTAAAATTAGCGGAATGAGTGAATGGTATGTTTGGCACGGATGAATGTTCAAAGCGGGAATAATGGAAATGGTTGAGCAGAGGATCGGGTTTTTGGGACACAATCAGGTCAGCTAGTAGTTTGGCTGTCACTGGTGCTAACAAAACCCCATTGCGATAATGACCAGTGGCCATGGTCAGGTTTTGACAGTAACTTTCACCCAAAATGGGCAATTCATCGGGTGTAGCTGGACGGAAACCCCACCACATCTCTTCTAGGGAATAATCTGCTAGGGACGGGTACAACCGGGTGCACTGGTTGAGTAAATTTTGAATCCCCGCTGGTGTGTTATTGGGTGTAAACCCCACCTCTTCCACGGTAGCACCCACAAGAATAGAACCGTCTTTTCGAGGCACAATATAAACATTTTCACCATATAGCACTCTTGTTAGAGGTATTTCTTGCACAATTCCCAGCACGCGCAACCGCAACATTTGTCCTTTACAGGGGCGCACTGGTAAAGGTAACAATTGATTTGACCAAGCACCAGCAGCTAGGATGTAGTGACCAGCGTGGAATAAACCCTTGTTGGTTTGAACCCCCATAATCTGGGAATGTTGCTGTAGAATTGCCTCAACAGTAACCCCATCCTGGAACTCAATCCC is a window encoding:
- a CDS encoding PD-(D/E)XK nuclease family protein; protein product: MIEAEIKALIQKELPRAIAEEPGVRDFVLRTVSEYYTPRTEFDEKFDRVLNELQRDREEQARKWDEQNRKFDAFQAEQAQKWDEQNRKFDAFQAEQAQKWDEQNRKWDEQNRKWEENTQRLDRIEAQNSATLEEIQKANRRYESAIGAIGSRWGLYSEASFRNGLKAILGQSFGVEVLNLTLYDQEGEVFGRPEQVELDIIIKNGLTIVCELKSSIDKAGMYVFGRKAEFYAKSQNRVVDRKIVISPMVDERAIPVAKSLGIETYSYADMVVS
- a CDS encoding PD-(D/E)XK nuclease family protein, whose product is MIEAEIKALIQKELPRAIAEEPGVRDFVLRTVSEYYTPRTEFDEKFDRVLNELQRDREEQARKWDEQNRKFDAFQAEQAQKWDEQNRKWEENTQRLDRIEAQNSATLEEIQKANRRYESAIGAIGSRWGLYSEASFRNGLKAILGQSFGVEVLNLTLYDQEGEVFGRPEQVELDIIIKNGLTIVCELKSSIDKAGMYVFGRKAEFYAKNQNRVVDRKIVISPMVDERAIPVAKSLGIETYSYADMVVS
- a CDS encoding PD-(D/E)XK nuclease family protein — protein: MIEAEIKALIQKELPRAIAEEPGVRDFVLRTVSEYYTPRTEFDEKFDRVLNELQRDREEQARKWDEQNRKFDAFQAEQAQKWDEQNHKFDAFQAEQARKWDEQNRKFDAFQAEQAQKWDEQNRKFDAFQAEQAQKWDEQNRKWEENTQRLDRIEAQNSATLEEIQKANRRYESAIGAIGSRWGLYSEASFRNGLKAILGQSFGVEVLNLTLYDQEGEVFGRPEQVELDIIIKNGLTIVCELKSSIDKAGMYVFGRKAEFYAKNQNRVVDRKIVISPMVDERAIPVAKSLGIETYSYADMVVS
- a CDS encoding PD-(D/E)XK nuclease family protein yields the protein MIEAEIKALIQKELPRAIAEEPGVRDFVLRTVSEYYTPRTEFDEKFDRVLNELQRDREEQARKWDEQNRKFDAFQAEQAQKWDEQNRKWDEQNRKWDEQNRKWEENTQRLDRIEAQNSATLEEIQKANRRYESAIGAIGSRWGLYSEASFRNGLKAILGQSFGVEVLNLTLYDQEGEVFGRPEQVELDIIIKNGLTIVCELKSSIDKAGMYVFGRKAEFYAKSQNRVVDRKIVISPMVDERAIPVAKSLGIETYSYADMVVS
- a CDS encoding PD-(D/E)XK nuclease family protein codes for the protein MIEAEIKALIQKELPRAIAEEPGVRDFVLRTVSEYYTPRTEFDEKFDRVLNELQRDREEQARKWDEQNRKFDAFQAEQNRKWDEQNRKFDAFQAEQAQKWDEQNRKWDEQNRKWDEQNRKWEENTQRLDRIEAQNSATLEEIQKANRRYESAIGAIGSRWGLYSEASFRNGLKAILGQSFGVEVLNLTLYDQEGEVFGRPEQVELDIIIKNGLTIVCELKSSIDKAGMYVFGRKAEFYAKNQNRVVDRKIVISPMVDERAIPVAKSLGIETYSYADMVVS
- a CDS encoding methyltransferase domain-containing protein — encoded protein: MLLRPEQRLKIDDTDDNLFYDYPRLVTHVDDGFIQQLTDIYRQYLQPKTRIFDMMSSWVSHLPPEVDFDHVEGHGLNAEELARNPRLKHYFVQNINAQPQLPLANEDFHAVINCVSVQYIQYPEAIFSEIHRILKPGGVAIISFSNRMFYQKAIQIWRDGTESSRVELVKRYFASVSGFTTPKVIATRSQAPHLIQKWLGLPGGDPFYAVIAHRASK
- a CDS encoding single-stranded DNA-binding protein — its product is MNNCILMVEIYDEPQLRHTTEGLEVTEMIVHVPGLRTDDPTHPLKVVGWGNLAKDIHQNYHAGDRVILEGRLGMNTFDRPEGFKEKRAELTVQKIHPVTKNTGTSQSAAQPSQETPNYQASRPTPTPTETAPSVTTLDPSPQPVAQVVSPQPVIQPTPNPDEIPF
- a CDS encoding TldD/PmbA family protein — protein: MSNIQQVAKNAQETAKKLGIEKFDIYGSTVDDTSVQVDQGEPKQVKASNRSGVTVRVWNEENTMGVTSTTDVDPKGLELALQTAYEASFFGVKENVPDFSPEATLPIESTSKEKFAQAPVSELIDKLLLAEKELLDSHPAINGVPYNGLSQRDIERFYLNSNGALRKESHSLASIYLYSKTEQEGKKPRSAGAYRVKENLGNLDIAGCIKEAADKTISHLDYQKVKTGRYQVVFSPEAFLSLLGAFSNLFNAQNILDNQSLSQVDDLGKQIASPLLSVYDDALHPANVGAETFDGEGTPTRQIKLIEKGILTSFLHSAGTAKRLNAQPTGNASIGAKVTVSPNFYHVFAANTTEKEFSLQTAENVILIDDLQALHAGVKALQGSFSLPFDGWLVNKGEKISIDSATVAGDFLELLKSIVYIEKEPELTPGGVCPRIWVGELSITGD